CCTTATGCGTTAGTGGATGGTCTTCGTCTTGCGCGACATGTAGTCCATCAGCAGGTACTCGCCGAGCGTGTAGGGCGTGGTGAAGTAGGCCTTGCCGCGGCACATTTCCGTGACCTTCTGCACGAACTGGACGAGCCCGAAGTCGGACGCCAGCATGAATGTATTGATGAGCACGCCGGCACGCTTGCACTTCGACACCTCTTCCAGCGTCTGGCTCACGACCAGCGGATCGAGTCCGAAGGCGTTCTTGTAGATGCGTCCGTCTTCGAGTGTGAGCGCCGAGGGCTTGCCGTCGGTGATCATCACGATCTGCTTCATGTCCTTGTGTTGACGGTCGAGGATGCGTTGCGCCAGGCGAAGTCCCTCGCGCGTGTTGGTGTAGTACGGGCCGACCTTCACGCGCGCCAGCTGCGAGAGCGGCACCTCTTCGGCGGAATCATGGAACAGCACCAGCGAGAGGGAATCGCCCGGATACTGCGTGCGGATGAGGTGGGAGAGCGCGAGCGCAACCTTTTTCGCTGGCGTGAAGCGGTCTTCGCCGTAGAGGATCATCGAGTGCGAGCAATCGAGCATGAGCACGGTCGCGCACGATGACTGGTACTCGCACTGGTGCACGTGCAGGTCCGCGTACTCAAGGTTCAGCGGCAGCCCGATTCCCTCGCGCTGGATCGCGCTGGAAAGGGTCGCGTTGATGTCCAGGTTCAGCGTGTCGCCGAACTCGTAGGGTTTCGCGGCCCCCGAAGCTTCCACGCCGGTGGCGAGGTCGCGCGTGTCATGCCGTCCGAAATTGGATTTTCCCAGCGAGCCGAGCAGGTCACGCAGCGTCTTGAAGCCGAGGAAGTCGAGGCTCTTGTCGGTGACTTCGAACTTCACCTGTTGCTGCGCCGGTCCGCTTTGTCCACCGACGGAAGATTCTTTCGCCGGATCGTGCGCCTGGTCGATGGTGATGAAGTCCTGCTGCTCCATGCGCTCGATCAACTGCTCGATGAGCTGTTCGAGCTGGCCATCCATCTGCATCTGCTCGATCTGCTCGCGCAACTGCTCATCCCAATCGGAGTTCGCGAGCGCTTCCTGCACCGCGCGGCGCAGCTCCTCCATGGTGTGCTCATTATCGCCATCCTGCATCTGGTAGAAGCCGTAGGAATCCTGAAAGCCGGATTGCAGCAGGTAGTCGGAGAGCGCGTTCAGCAGGTCTTCGAGCGAGACCTCGCCGGCCGCGTCCGCCACGTATTTGGAGTACTTGGTGAGCTTCATGGCGCCGGCGACCGCAGTTGGAGTGGCACGTTCAAGGTCCCTAACATTCCGGTCGGATTGTCGCGGACGGCGAGCAGCAAGCTGTAATTGCCCGGCGGCAGAGTCACATCCATGGGGAGCAGGATGCCCTGGGTCGAGACCCGTTGGAACTGCTCGCTGCTGAACTTTGTATCCACCTTCATGCCTGTGCTGGCGGCCGATCTGCCGTCCGGCGTCGCCGCGGTGACGAAGAAGTCGAGGTCGATGTGCTTGCCGCCGTCTGCGACGTCCTCAGCGGTGAAGTTGCCGGGCCGGAGCAGGAAGGTGACCGGGACTTTTGCGTTCGCCGCCGGCGCGGGCGGCACGACCTGCACGTCGAACATCACCAGGGTCGAGGGCGCGAACGAACTCAATCGCACCGCCGAGCCGAGTTCGTTCTCGCGGTCCTTCTTGCTCTTCTTCGAGAAATCGACCGCGTAGTAGCCGAGCCGGTGGCGGACATTCGAGCTGGGACGCTTCACCGAGATCTTGATCTTGCGGAACGAGCCATCGAACTTCTTCTTCTCGGGATAGTACGCGATGGAGTAGTAGGTGCCGCCATCGCGGCTCGCGGCAGCGACCGCCTCGTCTATGTCGTTGCGATTGACGTAGTAGCGCCCGGCTGTCTCGCTGGCGATCGACTTCATGTTCGCCTGTGAGGTCGTGATGTAATTGCCCGCGTTCTGGACGGACCTGCCATATTCCTGTCCCATGACCAGCAGCCCCGAAGAATTCAAGCCGCTATTGCTGGCCACCGTCTGCGAAGTCCCGCTGAACAGCCCGCGCGCGTCGACGGCATAGATGGAGATCTGCGCCAGCTGCAACAGCGACGCCACCTCTTTGACGTCATTGGCTGCGGCGATGCGCACGTTCTGCGCATACGCGTCGTAACTCGCCTCCCGCTGCAGTGGGGGAGGAGCTGTTCCGGAAGGATCGTTCGGCCGCTCCGGCAACACCGTGGTCACGGTCATGTCTTCCATGCGCAGCGCGATCGGCACGCCGGCCGTGATCCAGACCAGGTTCTTCCTGCCCGGGACGCCGAGCATCATGCGCGCCAACGCGCGCAGCGCCGCGGTCGTGGTATCGATCGCAACCTCGGCGTTGAACATGGATTGCTCGGCCTGGAACGTCGAGATGCGGTTCAACACATTCTGGAACATCGGGTTCGAGCCCGCCGCGCCGCCCCCAAGCGTGGTACTTCCCGGCAGCGGCCCGCGCGTACCTGGAGCTGTCGTCCCGCCAGTCTTCGTCTCCAGTTGGTATTGCTCCGCCCGCTGGATGGCAGCCTTCAGTAATTCGGGGTCATCGGTAAAGGTCTGCAGCCGGTACAGGGTATTGCCGAGCGCGTAGACCGCGACGCGGCGTCCGGGCTGGAGCTGCGCGGCAGCGTAGCGTAGCAACTGCTGCCGGGCCCAGGCCTGGTTCTCGACTGGCGTATTCAGCGCATCGATCAGCAGGATGGTGTATCCGCTTCGCGGCGCGTTGTATTCCGGCCGGTTGCTGTAAATGCTGGGCGGAAGCGTCTCTGGACCCTCCGTGCTGGGGGTGATCAGCTCTACGCTCGCCAACTTCTGCTGCTTGCCATTCTCTTCTACCACCAGCTCATCGGGCTTCAGGTCGGTGATCGGCTTGCCACTTCCATCCGTCACGATGGCGTCCACCACCACCAGCCGCGTCTCGGCGCGGATCGTGGGCGTGGCCGCAGGTTTGGCGGCCTCCTGCTGGGAGAGCGCCGCGGCTGCAAGGACCAGGCCCGTAAGCGATAGGAGGATCAGACGGCGCATGGCATCACCTCTCCGGATCAGTTGTACGGACGCCGGTTCCGCGCGGGCGGAAAGTCTTCGCGCCCGGCGGCGGCCTCGTGGCGTTTGGGTTGCGGCTGCTTCTCGCCGGCGGAGAAGACGCGTTCCTCGCTGCGTCCGATGCGCTTGTGCGCGTGCAGGCCTTCGAGGACGAACTCCGCTGCCGATACCTGCACCTCCGGCCGGTCTTTCGACGAGACGTCGACGGCGCCAAGCTTGTCGAGCAGTCCCTGGATGTTCTTCAGCCCGGCAAGCACTTCCTTGGCCGGCGCGGTGTCGGCGACCTTGATCTCGCCGCCCAGGTCGAACCACTGCACCACCTGTTGCAGGTTCGCATCCTTGAAGTAACGGTCGAATGTCTTGGCCACCGCGGTGCGGATAAGCTCGCGCGCCACGTTATCGGCGCCACGCAGCTCGCCTTCGTACTCCAGTTCGAGCTTGCCGGTGATGGCGGGCATGGCGGCGTAGATATCGGAGATGCGCGGCACCACGTGGTCTTCGCCATTGCGGATGGCGCGGCGCTCGGCGTTCGAGATCACGTTCTCCAGCACGCTGATGGGCAGCCGCTGCGAGACGCCGGAGCGCTTGTCGATCTTCTTGTCTTCCCGCGCGCTGAAGGCGATGCGCTCGATGACTTCGCGCACGAACGGCGGCACGCGCATCTGCAAGCCCGAGCGCGCGCCATCTCTCGTAACCCACGCTTCCTGCGTGGTGATGGCGATGCCTTCTTCCACCGTCGCGGGATAGTGCGTGCGCACTTCCGAGCCGATGCGGTCCTTGAGTGGCGTGATGATCTTGCCGCGCGCGGTGTAGTCCTCGGGGTTCGCGCTGAACACCATCGCAACGTCGAGCGGCAACCG
This is a stretch of genomic DNA from Acidobacteriota bacterium. It encodes these proteins:
- a CDS encoding magnesium chelatase, encoding MSVPRTLGELRRSSFSEERLRSRRVKDELRENLIAKLRTGENVFPGIIGYDDTVVPQLVNAILSRHNFILLGLRGQAKSRILRALTGLLDATTPYIAGCEIHDNPYAPICRRCRELIAVQGDATPIAFLTPDDRYVEKLATPDVTIADLIGDIDPIKAARGGHELASELTVHYGLLPRANRGIFAINELPDLAGKIQVGLFNIMQEGDVQIKGYPIRLPLDVAMVFSANPEDYTARGKIITPLKDRIGSEVRTHYPATVEEGIAITTQEAWVTRDGARSGLQMRVPPFVREVIERIAFSAREDKKIDKRSGVSQRLPISVLENVISNAERRAIRNGEDHVVPRISDIYAAMPAITGKLELEYEGELRGADNVARELIRTAVAKTFDRYFKDANLQQVVQWFDLGGEIKVADTAPAKEVLAGLKNIQGLLDKLGAVDVSSKDRPEVQVSAAEFVLEGLHAHKRIGRSEERVFSAGEKQPQPKRHEAAAGREDFPPARNRRPYN
- a CDS encoding VWA domain-containing protein, with translation MKLTKYSKYVADAAGEVSLEDLLNALSDYLLQSGFQDSYGFYQMQDGDNEHTMEELRRAVQEALANSDWDEQLREQIEQMQMDGQLEQLIEQLIERMEQQDFITIDQAHDPAKESSVGGQSGPAQQQVKFEVTDKSLDFLGFKTLRDLLGSLGKSNFGRHDTRDLATGVEASGAAKPYEFGDTLNLDINATLSSAIQREGIGLPLNLEYADLHVHQCEYQSSCATVLMLDCSHSMILYGEDRFTPAKKVALALSHLIRTQYPGDSLSLVLFHDSAEEVPLSQLARVKVGPYYTNTREGLRLAQRILDRQHKDMKQIVMITDGKPSALTLEDGRIYKNAFGLDPLVVSQTLEEVSKCKRAGVLINTFMLASDFGLVQFVQKVTEMCRGKAYFTTPYTLGEYLLMDYMSRKTKTIH
- a CDS encoding VWA domain-containing protein, whose product is MRRLILLSLTGLVLAAAALSQQEAAKPAATPTIRAETRLVVVDAIVTDGSGKPITDLKPDELVVEENGKQQKLASVELITPSTEGPETLPPSIYSNRPEYNAPRSGYTILLIDALNTPVENQAWARQQLLRYAAAQLQPGRRVAVYALGNTLYRLQTFTDDPELLKAAIQRAEQYQLETKTGGTTAPGTRGPLPGSTTLGGGAAGSNPMFQNVLNRISTFQAEQSMFNAEVAIDTTTAALRALARMMLGVPGRKNLVWITAGVPIALRMEDMTVTTVLPERPNDPSGTAPPPLQREASYDAYAQNVRIAAANDVKEVASLLQLAQISIYAVDARGLFSGTSQTVASNSGLNSSGLLVMGQEYGRSVQNAGNYITTSQANMKSIASETAGRYYVNRNDIDEAVAAASRDGGTYYSIAYYPEKKKFDGSFRKIKISVKRPSSNVRHRLGYYAVDFSKKSKKDRENELGSAVRLSSFAPSTLVMFDVQVVPPAPAANAKVPVTFLLRPGNFTAEDVADGGKHIDLDFFVTAATPDGRSAASTGMKVDTKFSSEQFQRVSTQGILLPMDVTLPPGNYSLLLAVRDNPTGMLGTLNVPLQLRSPAP